In the genome of Kwoniella shivajii chromosome 5, complete sequence, one region contains:
- a CDS encoding phosphoadenosine phosphosulfate reductase, which produces MSGNEVLTPQYTTEQIAQFNKELEGKSPQDILRWAIDNLDGLYQTTAFGLTGTAALDMISKISQEREEIHLVPLIFIDTLHHFTETVELSRTASENYLAELHTYKPLNATNPEDFAKEYGDKLWEKDEASYDYLVKVEPAARAYKELNVKAVITGRRRSQGDDRSNLTVLEVDERGLIKVNPLITWSYKDVKKYIDDENVPYNPLLDQGYKSIGDVHSTAPPDPNAADAGERSGRWQGKSKTECGLHTNYFEMKKKFEEKAKNGSA; this is translated from the exons ATGTCAGGAAACGAAGTGCTCACACCTCAATATACAACTGAGCAAATTGCTCAATTCAATAAAGAACttgaaggtaaatcacctCAAGATATACTACGATGGGCTATCGATAATTTAGATGGATTATACCAAACTACAGCATTTGGATT AACCGGTACAGCTGCTTTGGATATGATATCGAAGATATCTcaggaaagggaagaaattCATCTAGTCCCATTA ATATTCATAGATACACTTCATCACTTCACCGAAACAGTTGAATTATCCCGAACAGCTTCCGAAAACTACTTAGCAGAATTGCACACGTATAAACCATTGAACGCTACGAATCCCGAAGACTTCGCCAAAGAATATGGAGACAAACTTtgggaaaaagatgaagCGAGTTATGATTATTTAGTTAAAGTTGAGCCTGCCGCAAGAGCGTATAAAGAATTAAATGTGAAAGCTGTTATAAcgggaaggagaagaagtcaaggtgatgatagatcaaaTTTAACTGTCCTAGAAGTTGATGAAAGAGGCCtgatcaaagtcaatccATTGATCACTTGGTCTTATAAGGATGTGAAAAAGTATATTGACGACGA AAACGTGCCATACAACCCATTACTCGATCAGGGATATAAATCTATTGGCGATGTCCATTCTACAGCTCCACCAGATCCAAACGCAGCCGATGCAGGTGAAAGAAGTGGTAGATGGCAAGGTAAATCAAAAACCGAATGTGGATTGCATACGAATTACtttgagatgaagaagaaattcgaGGAGAAAGCTAAAAATGGTAGTGCATAA